Proteins encoded by one window of Deltaproteobacteria bacterium PRO3:
- a CDS encoding metal-dependent hydrolase gives MARAFQASRGISCRLRWIFHSIEKLFASGGVRQYNLCGAFEQCRDIMDPLTQGLLGGVAAQAVLRKRVTPAATVAGILGGMAPDLDIFIRSQANPLLMYEYHRHFTHSLAFIPVGGALVGFLLWLLLRRKPPLALMLVAAIAGFATHGLLDACTSYGTMLYWPFSRERVAWDNVFIIDPFYTLALLVGLVVSWRRRLGNAAIAALLLSTAYLGLGFVQHHRAAEFQAELARSRGHAVERGRVIPSLGPHLLWRSIYLSDGRLYVDALRVPYGGAKQYWRGGSLPHYSSKALLRDLPPDSTLARDLRTFAWFTQGYVAELDAAPLELGDLRFSTLPQSLQPLWGIRVDPQAPERHVQRLRFPWRSEDRFEAVWELLRGRTPGAQDLPAAVGISPH, from the coding sequence ATGGCCAGGGCGTTCCAGGCCTCGCGGGGGATCTCTTGCAGGCTGCGGTGGATCTTCCATTCCATAGAAAAGCTTTTCGCCTCGGGCGGCGTCAGGCAGTATAACCTTTGCGGAGCATTTGAACAGTGTAGGGATATTATGGATCCGTTGACGCAGGGACTTCTGGGCGGCGTGGCCGCCCAGGCCGTTTTAAGAAAAAGAGTCACGCCGGCGGCGACCGTCGCCGGCATCCTGGGCGGCATGGCGCCGGACCTGGACATCTTCATCCGCTCGCAGGCAAATCCCCTGCTGATGTACGAGTACCACCGGCACTTCACGCACAGCCTGGCCTTCATCCCGGTGGGCGGAGCCCTGGTGGGATTTCTGCTGTGGCTGCTCCTGCGGCGCAAGCCTCCCCTCGCGCTGATGCTGGTCGCCGCCATCGCCGGCTTCGCGACCCACGGCCTGCTGGATGCCTGCACCTCCTACGGCACGATGCTCTACTGGCCCTTCTCCCGCGAGCGCGTCGCTTGGGACAACGTCTTCATCATCGATCCCTTCTACACCCTCGCCCTCCTGGTCGGATTGGTCGTCTCTTGGCGCCGGCGCCTTGGCAACGCGGCGATCGCCGCCCTGCTCTTGTCCACGGCCTACTTGGGCCTCGGCTTCGTCCAGCACCACCGCGCGGCGGAATTTCAGGCCGAGCTGGCCCGCTCGCGGGGGCACGCCGTCGAGCGCGGCCGCGTGATTCCTTCGCTGGGCCCGCACCTGCTGTGGCGCTCGATCTATCTTTCCGACGGCCGGCTCTACGTCGACGCCCTGCGGGTGCCTTACGGGGGCGCCAAGCAATATTGGCGCGGCGGCTCCCTACCGCATTATTCCAGCAAGGCCCTACTGCGGGACCTGCCGCCCGACTCGACCTTGGCCCGGGACCTGCGGACCTTCGCCTGGTTCACCCAGGGCTACGTGGCCGAGCTGGACGCGGCGCCCCTCGAGCTGGGCGACCTGCGCTTCTCCACCCTGCCGCAAAGCCTGCAGCCACTCTGGGGGATTCGGGTCGACCCGCAGGCCCCGGAGCGCCACGTCCAAAGGCTGCGCTTCCCCTGGCGCAGCGAGGATCGCTTCGAGGCGGTTTGGGAGCTGCTGCGGGGGCGGACGCCGGGCGCCCAGGACCTGCCCGCCGCGGTGGGAATTTCCCCTCATTAA
- a CDS encoding TetR/AcrR family transcriptional regulator, which translates to MGQHLDKEQRKTQLMQAALAAFGKKGYHDTQVSDIIAQAKVARGTFYLYFEGKREIFEAIIAQIFQEIAGQIRALPLDAVDQIPAQIMGNLRRVTALLMKNPLWIKLVFSDAVGLDSEFDEHIRKFYELVLDYIRRGLRQGQKMGFVREGDVGVLAVCLLGAVKEVFYQYVLGTEKPAIRDIEREIYTFVITGIIHPALRGGLDAILGSIEEAEAPKRARG; encoded by the coding sequence ATGGGCCAACACCTCGACAAAGAGCAGCGCAAAACTCAACTGATGCAGGCCGCCTTGGCCGCCTTCGGCAAGAAGGGCTATCACGACACGCAGGTCTCCGACATCATCGCGCAGGCGAAGGTCGCGCGCGGCACCTTCTATCTTTACTTCGAGGGCAAGCGCGAGATCTTCGAGGCGATCATCGCGCAGATCTTCCAGGAGATCGCGGGGCAGATCCGCGCCCTGCCGCTCGACGCCGTCGACCAGATCCCGGCGCAGATCATGGGCAACCTGCGGCGGGTGACCGCGCTGCTGATGAAGAACCCGCTGTGGATCAAGCTGGTGTTCAGCGACGCGGTGGGCCTGGACAGCGAGTTCGACGAGCACATCCGAAAATTCTATGAGCTGGTCCTCGACTACATCCGCCGCGGCCTCAGGCAGGGGCAGAAGATGGGCTTCGTGCGCGAGGGCGACGTCGGCGTGCTGGCGGTCTGCCTGCTGGGCGCGGTGAAAGAGGTATTTTACCAGTACGTCCTGGGCACCGAGAAGCCCGCGATCCGCGACATCGAGCGCGAGATCTACACCTTCGTCATCACCGGCATCATCCACCCCGCGCTGCGCGGTGGCTTGGACGCGATCCTGGGCAGCATCGAGGAGGCCGAGGCGCCGAAGCGGGCGCGGGGCTAA
- a CDS encoding FAD-binding oxidoreductase, whose amino-acid sequence MENSPTRIFPPAPAPKPDEEESLDVWGFRDTKFEILNNGSVRLTGSRYSLCGQELPSLLPWVSEVMKVPVRADDVYPPAYPTPIPEALAHPQFLAELRKTFAEDQLSQDPKIRLRHGHGHTQEEMFAIKYGKIGRIPDLVVFPTEEGQVAALVEAALKYEACLIPFGGGTSVTEALRCPENEARFIVSVDMRRMNRILWIDPVNRMACIQAGAVGRHIVEQLKGYGFTMGHEPDSIEFSTLGGWIATHASGMKKNRYGNIEDLVLDIHAVTAAGKLERSSVTPRESVGSDPRLWLFGSEGNLGIVTSAVVKLFPLPEVQNYGSILFPTFQDGVAFLYELAQTHAVPASIRLVDNLQFQFGMALKPKATGLKALKSKLEKFFVVKLKGFDPQQMVACTIVFEGSRAEVAAQEKTVYGLAKRHGGMKAGAENGIRGYQLTFGIAYIRDFVMKHYFLAESFETSVPWSQAEALCANVKRRLAEEYERRKLPGKPFITCRVTQVYETGVCVYFYFGYYYKGVPHPSEVYAELEVIAREEILKNGGSLSHHHGIGKLRQRFLPQIKSPATLAWVEQAKRALDPHNVFGSANQGVGAKDSPAPKAAGGAQ is encoded by the coding sequence ATGGAAAACTCGCCGACCCGCATCTTCCCCCCGGCCCCCGCTCCCAAGCCCGATGAAGAAGAGAGCCTCGACGTCTGGGGCTTCCGCGACACGAAATTCGAAATCCTAAACAACGGCAGCGTCCGACTCACCGGCTCGCGTTACTCGCTCTGCGGCCAGGAGCTGCCCTCGCTGCTCCCCTGGGTGAGCGAGGTCATGAAAGTGCCGGTGCGCGCCGACGACGTCTATCCGCCGGCCTATCCCACGCCCATCCCCGAGGCGCTGGCGCACCCCCAGTTCCTCGCCGAGCTGCGCAAGACCTTCGCCGAGGACCAGCTGAGCCAGGACCCGAAGATCCGCCTGCGCCACGGCCACGGCCACACCCAAGAGGAGATGTTCGCGATCAAGTACGGCAAGATCGGACGCATCCCCGACCTGGTCGTCTTCCCCACCGAGGAAGGACAGGTCGCGGCCCTGGTCGAGGCGGCGCTGAAGTACGAGGCCTGCCTCATCCCCTTCGGCGGCGGAACCTCGGTGACCGAGGCCCTGCGCTGCCCCGAAAACGAGGCCCGCTTCATCGTCTCGGTCGACATGCGCCGCATGAACCGCATCCTCTGGATCGATCCGGTCAATCGCATGGCCTGCATCCAGGCCGGCGCGGTGGGCCGCCACATCGTCGAGCAGCTCAAGGGCTACGGCTTCACGATGGGCCACGAGCCCGACTCGATCGAGTTCTCCACCCTGGGCGGCTGGATCGCCACCCACGCCAGCGGCATGAAGAAGAACCGCTACGGCAACATCGAGGATCTCGTCCTCGACATCCACGCCGTGACCGCCGCGGGCAAATTGGAGCGCAGCTCGGTCACCCCCCGCGAGTCGGTGGGCAGCGATCCGCGGCTCTGGCTCTTCGGATCGGAGGGAAACTTGGGCATCGTCACCTCAGCGGTGGTGAAGCTCTTCCCCCTGCCGGAAGTGCAGAACTACGGATCGATCCTCTTCCCCACTTTCCAGGACGGCGTCGCCTTCCTCTACGAGCTCGCCCAGACCCACGCGGTGCCCGCCAGCATCCGCCTGGTCGACAACCTGCAATTCCAATTCGGCATGGCGCTCAAGCCCAAGGCGACGGGGCTCAAGGCGCTGAAGAGCAAGCTGGAAAAATTCTTCGTCGTGAAGCTGAAGGGCTTCGACCCGCAGCAGATGGTCGCCTGCACCATCGTCTTCGAGGGCAGCCGTGCCGAGGTCGCCGCGCAAGAGAAGACGGTCTACGGCCTGGCCAAGCGCCACGGCGGGATGAAGGCCGGCGCCGAGAACGGCATCCGCGGCTACCAGCTGACCTTCGGCATCGCCTACATCCGCGACTTCGTGATGAAGCACTACTTCCTCGCCGAGTCCTTCGAGACCTCGGTGCCCTGGAGCCAGGCCGAGGCGCTCTGCGCCAACGTCAAGCGGCGCCTGGCCGAGGAGTACGAACGCCGTAAGCTGCCCGGCAAGCCCTTCATCACCTGCCGGGTGACCCAGGTCTACGAGACCGGCGTCTGCGTCTACTTCTACTTCGGCTACTATTATAAGGGCGTTCCCCATCCTTCCGAGGTCTACGCCGAGCTCGAAGTCATCGCCCGCGAGGAAATTTTGAAAAACGGCGGCTCGCTCTCCCACCACCACGGGATCGGTAAGCTTCGCCAGCGCTTCCTCCCGCAGATCAAGTCGCCCGCGACCCTCGCCTGGGTCGAGCAGGCCAAGCGCGCCCTCGATCCCCACAACGTCTTCGGCAGCGCCAACCAGGGGGTCGGGGCGAAGGACTCGCCGGCCCCGAAGGCCGCGGGAGGCGCGCAATGA